One stretch of Saccharopolyspora erythraea DNA includes these proteins:
- a CDS encoding (2Fe-2S)-binding protein has translation MPEYTFILNGRQVTADVPADVRLLWVLRDVLGVTGPKYGCGINVCKACTSHHNGRAFNPCSVPVEDIAPTDEITTIEGLPATVDADLHPMQEAWLEHDVAQCGYCQPGQIMAAVAKVRQVRAEGREISDADLDEIRNICRCGTYFRIRDAIRAGAEKM, from the coding sequence GTGCCCGAATACACCTTTATCCTCAACGGCAGGCAGGTCACCGCCGACGTGCCCGCGGACGTGCGGCTGCTGTGGGTGCTGCGCGACGTCCTCGGCGTCACCGGGCCGAAGTACGGCTGCGGCATCAACGTCTGCAAGGCGTGCACCAGCCACCACAACGGCAGGGCGTTCAACCCCTGCTCGGTGCCGGTGGAGGACATCGCCCCCACCGACGAGATCACCACCATCGAGGGCCTGCCCGCCACCGTCGACGCGGACCTGCACCCGATGCAGGAGGCGTGGCTGGAGCACGACGTGGCCCAGTGCGGCTACTGCCAGCCCGGCCAGATCATGGCGGCGGTGGCCAAGGTCCGGCAGGTCCGCGCCGAGGGACGGGAGATCAGCGACGCCGACCTGGACGAGATCCGCAACATCTGCCGCTGCGGCACCTACTTCCGCATCCGCGACGCGATCAGGGCAGGCGCGGAGAAGATGTGA
- a CDS encoding RrF2 family transcriptional regulator: MRMSEGVEWALHSLLALAWLDDGRPVPTSRLAAGNDLPPAYLNKQLQALVRAGLLISTPGARGGFSLARPPEKITLMDVVAAIEGPEDAFRCTEIRRRGAGANAPRREFESPCAIATAMRRAELAWRRELAAQTLADVRDAAEEHAPTAAERLRRWHGRD, encoded by the coding sequence ATGCGGATGAGCGAGGGCGTCGAGTGGGCGCTGCACAGCCTGCTCGCGCTGGCCTGGCTCGACGACGGCAGGCCGGTGCCGACCTCGCGGCTCGCCGCGGGCAACGACCTGCCGCCCGCGTACCTGAACAAGCAGCTCCAGGCGCTGGTCAGGGCCGGGCTGCTCATCTCGACACCGGGAGCCAGGGGCGGCTTCAGCCTCGCCCGGCCGCCGGAGAAGATCACGCTGATGGACGTCGTCGCGGCGATCGAGGGGCCGGAGGACGCCTTCCGGTGCACCGAGATCCGGCGCCGTGGGGCGGGTGCCAACGCTCCGCGGCGCGAGTTCGAGTCGCCGTGCGCGATCGCGACCGCGATGCGCCGCGCCGAGCTGGCGTGGCGCCGCGAACTTGCCGCCCAGACCCTGGCCGACGTGCGGGACGCCGCCGAGGAGCACGCCCCGACGGCGGCCGAGCGGCTGCGCCGCTGGCACGGCCGCGACTGA
- a CDS encoding SdrD B-like domain-containing protein: protein MVSRNGVLLLAGVLASSGAVFPAQAHSSAGTGTVAGLHYFDRNADGAWQPGEPGGGSAVGLYRMDGGWVATAGTEPDGGFVIPDVPPGRYRAGINPIGYQLTTASEVVVDVVAGATSRADFGKLGGDITGVAWHDLDADGQRQTGEPSLGDIRFWIGRWGSATDATGHYALANQGTGTYSLRFVAPEGIRFSPKNAGAPATDSDADPATGVATAVVALTDGRINQVPNLDIGLVTE from the coding sequence ATGGTGAGCAGGAACGGTGTGTTGCTCCTGGCGGGAGTGCTGGCGTCGTCGGGAGCGGTGTTCCCGGCGCAGGCGCACTCGTCGGCGGGGACCGGGACGGTCGCGGGCTTGCACTACTTCGACCGCAACGCCGACGGGGCGTGGCAGCCGGGGGAGCCCGGCGGTGGCAGCGCGGTCGGCCTCTACCGGATGGACGGCGGCTGGGTCGCCACCGCCGGCACGGAACCCGATGGCGGGTTCGTGATCCCGGACGTGCCGCCCGGGCGGTACCGGGCCGGCATCAACCCGATCGGCTACCAGCTCACCACTGCGTCCGAGGTGGTCGTGGACGTGGTCGCCGGCGCGACCAGCCGCGCCGACTTCGGCAAGCTCGGCGGCGACATCACGGGAGTGGCCTGGCACGACCTCGACGCCGACGGGCAGCGCCAGACCGGTGAGCCGTCGCTCGGCGACATCCGGTTCTGGATCGGGCGGTGGGGCAGCGCTACCGATGCCACCGGCCACTACGCGCTGGCGAACCAGGGCACCGGGACCTACTCGTTGCGCTTCGTCGCGCCCGAGGGGATTCGGTTCTCCCCGAAGAACGCCGGCGCTCCCGCCACCGACTCCGACGCCGACCCGGCGACCGGTGTCGCGACGGCCGTCGTGGCGTTGACCGACGGGCGCATCAACCAGGTGCCCAACCTCGACATCGGTCTGGTCACCGAGTAG
- a CDS encoding ROK family transcriptional regulator produces MQPENPHQARLLAALRLNGPQSAAEMAAQVGLSRSKIGQELQRLEDLGFVERAGKAESRGGRRSGLVQLSGDLRFVGVDIGATSLDVGVTNGRLDLVAHVAEDIDIRSGPEVVLRRAVELIGKLRAEGHLGRVDGVGVGVPGPVSFRDGYTVSPPIMPGWDRYPVREFFLKQLDCPVLVDNDVNLMAVGEMYCGLARSVGDFLFVKIGTGIGCGIITGHRVLRGSNGSAGDIGHIAVNDGGPVCSCGRTGCLEAWFSGAALSRDVNALARGGESAVLESMLADGPLTAADVGTAMRQGDPHALGLVRDGGRRLGRVLAGLVNFFNPAMIVVGGGVATGLGHTLLAEVRSELYRRSTPLATSNLPVVLSELGENAGVVGAAALAGDHALGIDQT; encoded by the coding sequence TTGCAACCGGAGAATCCCCACCAGGCAAGACTCCTGGCGGCCCTGCGCCTGAACGGTCCGCAGTCGGCGGCCGAGATGGCCGCGCAGGTGGGCCTGTCCCGGTCGAAGATCGGCCAGGAGCTCCAGCGGCTCGAGGACCTCGGATTCGTCGAGCGGGCGGGCAAGGCCGAGTCCCGGGGCGGACGCCGCTCGGGGCTCGTGCAGCTCTCCGGCGACCTGCGGTTCGTCGGTGTGGACATCGGCGCGACGTCGCTGGACGTGGGGGTAACCAACGGACGGCTCGACCTCGTCGCGCACGTGGCGGAGGACATCGACATCCGGTCCGGTCCGGAGGTGGTGCTGCGGCGGGCTGTCGAGCTGATCGGCAAGCTCCGCGCCGAGGGCCACCTGGGCCGCGTGGACGGCGTCGGGGTGGGCGTGCCGGGACCGGTGAGCTTCCGCGACGGCTACACCGTCTCACCGCCGATCATGCCGGGGTGGGACCGCTACCCGGTCCGCGAGTTCTTCCTCAAGCAGCTCGACTGCCCGGTGCTGGTCGACAACGACGTCAACCTGATGGCCGTCGGCGAGATGTACTGCGGGCTGGCCCGCTCGGTCGGCGACTTCCTGTTCGTCAAGATCGGCACCGGGATCGGCTGCGGGATCATCACCGGTCACCGCGTGCTGCGGGGCAGCAACGGCAGCGCGGGCGACATCGGGCACATCGCCGTCAACGACGGCGGACCCGTGTGCAGCTGCGGGCGCACCGGCTGCCTCGAGGCGTGGTTCAGCGGCGCCGCGCTCTCCAGGGACGTCAACGCGCTCGCCCGCGGCGGCGAGTCGGCCGTCCTGGAGTCCATGCTCGCCGACGGACCGCTGACCGCCGCCGACGTGGGAACCGCGATGCGGCAGGGCGATCCGCACGCGCTCGGGCTGGTCCGCGACGGCGGCAGGCGGCTGGGGCGGGTGCTCGCGGGCCTGGTCAACTTCTTCAACCCGGCCATGATCGTCGTCGGCGGCGGAGTCGCGACCGGTCTCGGGCACACGCTGCTCGCCGAGGTCCGCAGCGAGCTCTACCGGCGTTCGACGCCGCTGGCCACCAGCAACCTGCCGGTCGTGCTCTCCGAGCTCGGTGAGAACGCCGGCGTCGTCGGCGCGGCCGCGCTGGCCGGCGACCACGCGCTCGGCATCGACCAGACCTGA
- a CDS encoding molybdopterin cofactor-binding domain-containing protein produces the protein MTTHAPSPPPAESGDPALLGRRRFLGYVLAAPTLVAAAELGPGTGTAGAAVPSAPSPAEVYDLNDMLTQAALPTANLITVEVHEDGTVSFALPRAEVGQGITTSSAMLIAEELDVPLDRVHVTLADARPELLFNQLTGGSNTTFATYTPIRVAAAIARGRLLQAAALELDATVTSLTTRAGMITSAAGLSTTYGALARKAASLRTEEVAVELKPRSEFTVIGTPRNRVDALAAVTGRKKFTMDLDVPDALPTMVCRPPTINGTVESVANAGEVRTMPGITDVVAVSTGVAVRGRTFGQCIDAVRALRVEWGPGSAEGKSDESVLEELRAAELPMAVPETGPLTRTIEAEFTFHFRGNSALEPNCAIADVRADRAEVWAALKSPIVAQETIAARLGLPPQAVAVHVAEGGGSFGRKLFGDAALEAAEISQRMGKPVRLMWHRADDCRQGRTHPMATSRVRVSHTPDAVLGYEQRHTSVFTDFSHGLGEVVTAMAAKLPVGDLGFSETIFALTQTMPYQFGATTQLLNEADKGFNTGSMRNIYSPDVTCARELIADRLAAAMASDPYRFRRDFLQDDRSRAVLDEVARAGGWGRPMPAGTAQGIAFHAEYHGVTAALVEIDCRPETVNRPIRDGVTGPRVTKAVFAVDVGLAVNPRGLRAQMMGGISDGIAQVLTSSLHLRDGHFLEASWDNYFYTRQWNTPLDLEIIVMPPTTGEPGGAGELGVAASMAAVACAYGRATGTTPTSFPINHGTLSFEPKPTVPPIPQSPVDGLRHTY, from the coding sequence ATGACGACGCACGCCCCTTCGCCCCCGCCCGCAGAGTCCGGCGACCCGGCGCTGCTCGGGCGGCGCCGGTTCCTCGGCTACGTGCTGGCGGCGCCCACCCTCGTGGCCGCGGCGGAGCTCGGCCCGGGCACCGGCACGGCCGGCGCCGCGGTCCCGTCGGCGCCGTCGCCCGCCGAGGTGTACGACCTCAACGACATGCTCACCCAGGCGGCGCTGCCCACCGCGAACCTCATCACCGTCGAGGTGCACGAGGACGGCACGGTCTCGTTCGCGCTGCCGCGCGCCGAGGTCGGGCAGGGCATCACGACCTCCAGCGCGATGCTGATCGCCGAGGAACTGGACGTGCCGCTGGACCGGGTGCACGTCACCCTCGCCGACGCCCGGCCGGAGCTGCTGTTCAACCAGCTCACCGGCGGCTCGAACACGACCTTCGCGACTTACACCCCGATCCGGGTCGCAGCGGCGATCGCCAGGGGCAGGCTGCTGCAGGCCGCCGCGCTCGAGCTGGACGCGACGGTCACCAGCCTCACCACGCGCGCGGGGATGATCACCTCCGCGGCCGGGCTGAGCACGACCTACGGCGCGCTGGCGCGCAAGGCCGCGAGCCTGCGCACCGAGGAGGTCGCCGTCGAGCTCAAACCCCGTTCCGAGTTCACCGTCATCGGCACCCCGCGCAACCGGGTCGACGCGCTCGCGGCGGTGACCGGGCGCAAGAAGTTCACCATGGACCTCGACGTCCCGGACGCGCTGCCGACGATGGTGTGCCGCCCGCCGACGATCAACGGCACCGTGGAGTCGGTGGCAAACGCAGGAGAAGTCCGCACGATGCCCGGGATCACCGACGTGGTGGCCGTGTCCACCGGGGTCGCCGTGCGCGGCAGGACTTTCGGCCAGTGCATCGACGCGGTCCGCGCCCTGCGCGTCGAGTGGGGGCCGGGCAGCGCCGAGGGCAAGTCGGACGAGTCCGTGCTCGAAGAGCTGCGCGCGGCCGAACTCCCCATGGCCGTTCCGGAAACCGGCCCGCTCACCAGGACGATCGAGGCGGAGTTCACCTTCCACTTCCGCGGGAACAGCGCCCTGGAGCCCAACTGCGCCATCGCCGACGTGCGCGCCGACCGCGCCGAGGTCTGGGCAGCGCTGAAATCACCGATCGTGGCCCAGGAAACCATCGCCGCCAGGCTCGGGCTGCCTCCTCAGGCGGTGGCGGTGCACGTGGCCGAGGGTGGCGGTTCGTTCGGCCGCAAGCTGTTCGGCGACGCCGCGCTGGAGGCCGCCGAGATCTCCCAGCGGATGGGCAAGCCGGTCAGGCTGATGTGGCACCGCGCCGACGACTGCAGGCAGGGCCGAACGCACCCGATGGCCACCTCCCGCGTCCGGGTCAGCCACACGCCGGACGCCGTGCTCGGTTACGAGCAGCGGCACACCAGCGTGTTCACCGACTTCAGCCACGGGCTCGGCGAGGTCGTCACGGCCATGGCGGCGAAGCTGCCGGTGGGCGACCTCGGCTTCAGCGAGACCATCTTCGCGCTGACCCAGACCATGCCCTACCAGTTCGGGGCCACGACGCAGCTGCTCAACGAGGCCGACAAGGGCTTCAACACCGGCAGCATGCGCAACATCTACTCCCCCGACGTCACCTGCGCCCGCGAGCTGATCGCCGACCGGCTCGCCGCCGCGATGGCCTCGGATCCCTACCGGTTCCGCCGCGACTTCCTGCAGGACGACCGCTCGCGGGCGGTGCTCGACGAGGTCGCCCGTGCCGGCGGCTGGGGCAGGCCGATGCCCGCGGGTACGGCGCAGGGCATCGCCTTCCACGCCGAGTACCACGGGGTGACCGCCGCGCTCGTCGAGATCGACTGCCGCCCGGAGACCGTGAACCGCCCGATCCGCGACGGCGTCACCGGGCCGCGGGTCACCAAGGCGGTCTTCGCCGTCGACGTCGGGCTCGCGGTCAACCCGCGCGGCCTGCGGGCCCAGATGATGGGCGGGATCTCCGACGGCATCGCCCAGGTGCTGACCTCCAGCCTCCACCTGCGCGACGGGCACTTCCTGGAGGCCAGCTGGGACAACTACTTCTACACCAGGCAGTGGAACACGCCGTTGGACCTGGAGATCATCGTCATGCCGCCGACCACGGGCGAACCGGGCGGCGCGGGCGAACTCGGCGTGGCCGCGTCGATGGCAGCGGTCGCGTGCGCCTACGGCCGCGCCACGGGCACCACGCCGACCAGCTTCCCGATCAACCACGGCACCCTCTCCTTCGAGCCGAAGCCGACCGTCCCGCCGATCCCGCAGTCCCCTGTGGATGGTCTGCGCCACACCTACTAG
- a CDS encoding Gfo/Idh/MocA family protein, giving the protein MTVRVGVVGTGVMGADHVRTLAGAVAGARVVAVSDADEDRGRAVAAEAGDEVVFHADPVGLIGDAGVDAVVVASPDHTHEALAAACVEAGKPVLCEKPLAATAADCLRIVAHEVAKGRRLVQAGYMRRFDPSYVDMKRALDAGTVGDPVLVHCVHRNARALHFFTPEMPFTSAAVHEFDVVRWLLSSEIVRVTVHGTRSSSRAAARMADPRLLVLETAAGVTVDVEVFVNAQYGYDVRCELVGELGTVSLALPSTTVVRAGGTEGVAVHADFRTRFAEAYRLQLQAWVDAAARGEVCGPSAWDGYAATAVAEACLRAQEDGAPVEVELADKPALYGM; this is encoded by the coding sequence ATGACTGTGCGGGTGGGTGTGGTCGGGACGGGCGTGATGGGTGCCGACCACGTGCGGACGTTGGCCGGCGCCGTCGCCGGTGCGCGGGTGGTCGCGGTTTCGGATGCCGACGAGGACCGGGGACGCGCGGTCGCCGCCGAGGCCGGCGACGAGGTGGTCTTCCACGCCGACCCCGTGGGCCTGATCGGCGATGCGGGTGTGGACGCGGTGGTCGTCGCGTCCCCGGACCACACCCACGAGGCGCTGGCCGCGGCGTGCGTCGAGGCGGGCAAGCCGGTGCTGTGCGAGAAACCGCTGGCGGCCACGGCCGCGGACTGCCTGCGCATCGTCGCGCACGAGGTGGCCAAGGGGCGGCGGCTGGTGCAGGCCGGGTACATGCGGCGGTTCGATCCATCCTATGTGGACATGAAGCGGGCGTTGGATGCCGGGACCGTGGGCGATCCGGTGCTGGTGCACTGCGTGCACCGCAACGCGCGGGCGCTGCACTTCTTCACCCCGGAGATGCCGTTCACCAGCGCCGCGGTGCATGAGTTCGACGTGGTGCGCTGGTTGCTGTCGTCGGAGATCGTGCGCGTCACCGTGCACGGCACGCGCTCGTCCAGCCGTGCGGCCGCGCGGATGGCCGACCCGCGGCTGCTGGTGCTGGAGACCGCAGCCGGGGTGACCGTCGACGTCGAGGTTTTCGTCAACGCCCAGTACGGCTACGACGTGCGGTGCGAGCTGGTCGGGGAACTGGGCACGGTCTCGCTGGCGCTGCCGTCGACCACCGTGGTGCGCGCGGGCGGCACCGAGGGCGTCGCGGTGCACGCGGACTTCCGGACGCGGTTCGCCGAGGCGTACCGCCTGCAACTGCAGGCGTGGGTCGACGCCGCGGCGCGCGGCGAGGTGTGCGGGCCCAGCGCGTGGGACGGCTACGCCGCGACCGCGGTGGCCGAGGCGTGCCTGCGCGCGCAGGAGGACGGCGCGCCGGTCGAGGTGGAGCTGGCCGACAAGCCCGCGCTCTACGGGATGTAG
- a CDS encoding GDSL-type esterase/lipase family protein, whose protein sequence is MPDLFTTAISGNLLHGALGLEHGAHGVLPHRLPRAAWMQADQQLVMAQAQPSGVRLALRTAATVVELDAHRTTMAYRGVAPRPDGCYDLLVDGELAGQVISTGGTAEIVDIATGERETRTGPLTTVRFAGLPKRKKRVEIWLPHYERIEMVALRTDAPVEPVQPGERPVWLHHGSSISQGSNATSPTAIWPALAAAHGKVELVNLGFSGSAMLDPFVARTMRDLPADLISIKIGINLVNGDVMRLRAFGPAVHGFLDTIREGHPSKPLLIISPILCPIHEDTPGPGAPDFTDGVMRFRATGDPAEVPAGKLTLRTIRQELAEIVRQRSAEDPHLHYLDGRALYGEADATELPLPDRLHPDTATHRLMSERFGALAFNSGAPFAT, encoded by the coding sequence ATGCCCGACCTCTTCACCACTGCCATTTCCGGCAACCTGCTCCACGGCGCGCTCGGCCTTGAACACGGTGCGCACGGGGTATTGCCGCACCGATTGCCCCGGGCCGCATGGATGCAGGCCGACCAGCAGCTCGTCATGGCGCAGGCCCAGCCCTCCGGGGTACGGCTGGCACTTCGCACCGCGGCGACGGTCGTCGAGCTGGACGCGCACCGCACGACCATGGCCTACCGGGGAGTCGCCCCGCGCCCTGATGGCTGCTACGACCTGCTCGTCGACGGCGAACTCGCCGGTCAGGTGATCTCCACTGGCGGTACCGCCGAGATCGTCGACATCGCGACTGGCGAACGTGAGACCCGGACCGGCCCACTCACGACGGTCCGCTTCGCCGGGCTCCCGAAGCGGAAGAAGCGGGTCGAAATCTGGCTACCGCACTATGAGCGGATCGAGATGGTCGCGTTGCGCACCGACGCGCCGGTCGAGCCCGTGCAGCCGGGAGAGCGACCGGTGTGGCTGCACCACGGCAGCTCCATCAGCCAGGGGTCCAACGCCACCAGCCCCACGGCCATCTGGCCTGCTCTGGCCGCGGCGCACGGAAAAGTCGAACTGGTCAACCTCGGGTTCAGCGGAAGCGCCATGCTCGACCCGTTCGTGGCCCGCACCATGCGAGACCTCCCCGCCGACCTGATCAGCATCAAGATCGGGATCAACCTGGTCAACGGCGACGTCATGCGCCTGCGTGCTTTCGGCCCGGCCGTTCACGGCTTCCTCGACACGATCCGCGAGGGGCACCCGTCGAAGCCGCTGCTGATCATCTCGCCGATCCTCTGCCCGATCCACGAGGACACCCCGGGGCCGGGCGCCCCCGACTTCACCGACGGGGTAATGCGGTTCCGCGCCACCGGAGACCCGGCAGAAGTTCCCGCGGGCAAGCTGACGCTGCGGACGATCCGCCAAGAACTCGCCGAGATCGTGCGGCAACGCTCGGCAGAGGACCCGCACCTGCACTACCTCGACGGTCGCGCACTCTACGGTGAGGCCGACGCCACCGAGCTGCCTCTTCCCGACCGCCTGCACCCGGACACGGCGACCCACCGGTTGATGAGTGAGCGGTTTGGGGCACTGGCCTTCAACAGCGGCGCACCGTTCGCGACCTGA
- a CDS encoding Gfo/Idh/MocA family protein: MEKLGVALVGHAFMGAVHSHAWRTAGHVFDLPVVPDMAVLCGRREDAAEAAAARLGWRESSTDWKSVLRRDDVHVVDICTPGDSHAEIAIAALKAGKHVLCEKPLANSVAEATAMAAEAERAAAAGIGSMVAFNYRRVPALALARELVERGRLGRVRHVRAAYLQDWLVDPEAPLTWRLQAERAGSGALGDLGAHLVDLTQFLLDDRITGVSAVLETFVPQRPLESEPRRTGAVTVDDAALFTARFEGGAVATFEATRYAAGRKNGLRIEVNGSEGSIAFDFESMNELQFHDGADTAESSGFRRVLATEPGHPYLQAWYPPGHVLGYDHTFTHEIRDFVVAVASGTPPRPGFSDGLRVQRVLDAVQRSAARESRWTAVEEGES, from the coding sequence ATGGAAAAGCTCGGTGTGGCCCTCGTCGGCCACGCGTTCATGGGTGCGGTGCACTCGCACGCCTGGCGGACGGCGGGGCACGTCTTCGACCTGCCGGTGGTGCCGGACATGGCGGTGCTCTGCGGCCGCCGGGAGGACGCCGCCGAAGCCGCCGCCGCGCGGCTGGGCTGGCGCGAGTCGAGCACGGACTGGAAGTCGGTGCTGCGGCGCGACGACGTGCACGTGGTCGACATCTGCACGCCGGGTGACAGCCACGCCGAGATCGCGATCGCCGCGCTGAAGGCGGGAAAGCACGTGCTGTGCGAGAAACCGCTTGCCAACTCGGTTGCCGAGGCGACCGCGATGGCGGCGGAGGCCGAGCGCGCGGCAGCCGCGGGCATCGGTTCGATGGTGGCGTTCAACTACCGGCGGGTCCCCGCCCTGGCCCTGGCGCGCGAGCTCGTCGAGCGCGGCAGGCTGGGCCGGGTCCGGCACGTCCGCGCGGCGTACCTGCAGGACTGGCTGGTGGACCCGGAGGCGCCGCTGACCTGGCGGCTGCAGGCCGAGCGCGCCGGCTCCGGCGCCCTGGGCGACCTGGGCGCGCACCTGGTCGACCTGACGCAGTTCCTGCTCGACGACCGGATCACCGGCGTCTCGGCGGTGCTGGAGACCTTCGTCCCGCAACGCCCGCTGGAGTCCGAGCCGCGACGCACCGGCGCGGTCACGGTCGACGACGCGGCGCTGTTCACCGCCCGCTTCGAAGGCGGAGCGGTCGCGACCTTCGAGGCGACCCGCTACGCCGCGGGGCGCAAGAACGGCCTGCGCATCGAGGTCAACGGCAGCGAGGGCAGCATCGCGTTCGACTTCGAGTCGATGAACGAGCTGCAGTTCCACGACGGCGCCGACACCGCCGAGAGCTCCGGTTTCCGCCGCGTGCTGGCCACCGAGCCGGGGCACCCGTACCTGCAGGCGTGGTACCCGCCGGGTCACGTGCTCGGCTACGACCACACCTTCACCCACGAGATCAGGGACTTCGTGGTCGCGGTCGCGTCCGGTACGCCGCCGCGGCCGGGCTTCTCCGACGGTCTGCGCGTGCAGCGGGTGCTCGACGCCGTGCAGCGCAGCGCCGCGCGGGAGAGCCGGTGGACCGCCGTCGAGGAAGGAGAGAGCTGA
- a CDS encoding glycoside hydrolase family 16 protein, producing the protein MDWWYKPQNVRTDGRGALAIDLGRLGPAEYSGGRIDSQGKFDYTRGSIEFRAHVPPTEGHLAAVWLQADSPGDELGTAADGAEVDVLESAHQSDTYPVTLHYDGYGEHHQSSSEAVRAPGLHGTWYHTFGLEWSESSLRFRYDGQVVREVTDPKLISRVAEFPIISHEILEFTDGDVTKAPLDHTSTMYVGYVRVWQG; encoded by the coding sequence ATCGACTGGTGGTACAAGCCGCAGAACGTGCGCACCGACGGAAGAGGAGCGCTGGCCATCGACCTCGGCAGGCTCGGCCCCGCCGAGTACTCCGGCGGGCGCATCGACAGCCAGGGCAAGTTCGACTACACCCGCGGCAGCATCGAGTTCCGCGCGCACGTGCCGCCCACCGAGGGCCACCTGGCGGCGGTGTGGTTGCAGGCCGACAGCCCCGGCGACGAACTCGGCACCGCGGCCGACGGGGCGGAAGTGGACGTCCTGGAGAGCGCCCACCAGTCCGACACCTACCCGGTGACGTTGCACTACGACGGGTACGGCGAGCACCACCAGTCGTCATCGGAAGCCGTGCGGGCACCGGGGCTGCACGGTACGTGGTACCACACCTTCGGGCTGGAATGGAGCGAGTCGTCGCTGAGGTTCCGCTACGACGGCCAGGTTGTCCGCGAGGTGACCGACCCGAAGCTGATCAGCCGGGTCGCGGAGTTCCCGATCATCTCGCACGAGATCCTGGAGTTCACCGACGGCGACGTCACGAAGGCACCGCTGGACCACACCTCGACCATGTACGTCGGCTACGTGCGGGTGTGGCAGGGCTGA
- a CDS encoding NAD(P)/FAD-dependent oxidoreductase: MPVEPPAGCRPRRIWMSNILVVGGGFAGVWSAAAAVRLRRIAGAGEAECSVTLVSAGDDLVIRPRLYQAEPERMRVSLDRVLGPVGVDRVAATATGIDTGRRRVTAVRRDGRSIELSYDRLVLASGSHLVRPDLPGAEHLHDVDTLPAAAALDAHLHWLPDLPAGPGRFTAVVVGAGFTGLEIATELVDRLRAVAEPHGAVGEVRVVLVERADVVGPDLGPGPRPVVLDALSALGVQQRLGATIRAVEPDRVRLSDGSVLDARTVVWTAGVRASPLTADVPAPRDGLGRLAVDPYLRVAGVPEVYAAGDTAAAQAEDGHQVMQSCQHAGPLGRFAGHNVAADLLGLPQEPFAPDPYVTCLDLGSAGAVFTTGWERAVASAHQAAKQRKRTVNEVWIYPPVDDAEELLRRADFRVSTRQPVA; the protein is encoded by the coding sequence ATGCCCGTGGAACCGCCCGCGGGGTGCCGACCGAGGAGAATCTGGATGTCCAATATCCTGGTTGTTGGTGGAGGTTTCGCCGGTGTGTGGAGCGCGGCGGCGGCGGTCCGGCTGCGGCGCATCGCGGGCGCGGGCGAGGCGGAGTGCTCCGTGACGCTGGTGAGCGCCGGGGACGACCTGGTGATCCGGCCCAGGCTGTACCAGGCCGAGCCGGAGCGGATGCGCGTCTCCCTGGACCGGGTGCTCGGTCCGGTCGGGGTGGACCGGGTGGCCGCGACCGCGACCGGCATCGACACCGGCCGCCGCCGCGTCACCGCCGTCCGGCGCGACGGGCGGTCCATCGAGCTGTCCTACGACCGGCTGGTGCTCGCCTCCGGCAGCCACCTCGTCCGCCCGGACCTGCCGGGCGCCGAGCACCTGCACGACGTCGACACGCTGCCCGCTGCCGCGGCGCTCGACGCGCATCTGCACTGGCTGCCGGACCTGCCGGCAGGTCCCGGCAGGTTCACGGCGGTGGTGGTCGGTGCCGGGTTCACCGGCCTGGAGATCGCCACCGAGCTGGTGGATCGGCTGCGCGCCGTCGCCGAGCCGCACGGCGCGGTCGGCGAGGTCCGCGTCGTGCTGGTCGAACGCGCGGACGTGGTCGGCCCCGATCTCGGCCCGGGACCGCGGCCGGTGGTGCTCGACGCGCTGTCGGCGCTCGGCGTCCAGCAGCGCCTCGGCGCGACGATCCGCGCTGTGGAGCCGGACCGGGTCCGGCTGTCGGACGGCAGCGTGCTCGACGCTCGCACGGTGGTGTGGACGGCGGGGGTGCGGGCCAGCCCCCTGACCGCGGACGTCCCCGCGCCTCGCGACGGGCTCGGCAGGCTGGCGGTCGACCCGTACCTCCGGGTCGCCGGGGTGCCCGAGGTGTACGCGGCGGGAGACACCGCCGCCGCGCAGGCCGAGGACGGCCACCAGGTCATGCAGAGCTGCCAGCACGCCGGCCCGCTCGGCCGTTTCGCCGGGCACAACGTGGCCGCCGACCTCCTCGGTCTGCCGCAGGAGCCGTTCGCGCCCGACCCCTACGTCACCTGCCTCGACCTGGGCTCGGCGGGAGCGGTCTTCACCACGGGATGGGAGCGCGCCGTGGCCTCGGCGCACCAGGCCGCCAAGCAGCGCAAGCGGACGGTCAACGAGGTGTGGATCTACCCGCCGGTCGACGACGCCGAAGAACTCCTGCGCCGCGCCGACTTCCGCGTCTCGACCCGGCAACCGGTCGCTTGA